The DNA sequence TGTTTTCCTTTGTTGATCTTGAAGGAAAACCCTCCGAACATGTTGAATGGGATATGAAATATTGGTGGCCGCATACTGAAAGTCTCTATGCGCTGCTCTTGGCGTATGTTATCACGAAAGATGACAAATACCTGGCGTCATATGACGAGGTTCATGCATGGACATTTTCTCACTTTCCCGATTATGAATATGGTGAATGGTATGGATATCTTCACAGAGACGGCAGCATTGCGTTGCCGATAAAGGGTTCTGCGTGGAAAGGCACACTCCATCTTCCCCGATTGCTGATACAGGGAATGGCTCTGATCGATGATTGTATTAATCAGTAATCATTGTCAAATAATAGGGTTTATTCTATGATGAGGAAAGTAGATACGGGAGATAGTTGCTTGGAGAATAACCCTATTTTTCAGTACAATGTAAGCGAAGAAGATGAGACGCCCTTATATAGCCAACTTATTCTCATCATTAAACGATGTATATTTTCGGGAGAGCTAAAGCCGGGTGATAGGATGCCCTCTGAGTCCGAGCTTTGTTCCCGGTATGGAATTAGTCGGTCAACTGCCCGGCAGGCTTTCGGGGCACTGGAAAAAGAGGGTTTTGTATACCGGCGCCGCGGTCTGGGGTCTTTTGTCGCTAATCCGAAGTTGCGAAAAAATGTAAGCTCGCTGTACAGTTTTTCCGCCCAGGCCCGTATGGAGGGTATGGAGCCCTCCTCGCGGATTATTCATTATGAGGTTATCGAAGCCGATCCTCGTCTGATGGAAATTTTTCGTATTACCGATTCAGGCTTTATGGTGAACTATATCTATCGGATACGAGAAGCGGATGGCGTTCCTCTTATCTTGGAAAAGACCTATATCCCTTACAAGATTTGCTCGGTCTTAAACAGCTATCGTCTGGAACACGAATCACTCTACAATATTCTGAATAAAGAGTGTGGGATAATGCCGCATCATGGTGTGGAATCGTACGAAGTGGTTCAGGTGAGTAAACAGGAGAGCGATCTTCTTAATTGTCACGCTGGGACTCTTGCCTTTGCCGTGGAGCGGATCGGCTATCTGGAAAATAATGAGGTGTATGAGTTTACTCAATCGATTGTCCGGGGGGATCGTTGCAAATTTGAAGTTCCTCTCTCCAATGATGCCGAGAAACCATACCGACGCTTAAAATAACGCCAATACAGGGTTTACCGTACGACCGGGGAGCAGGTGGTAACCACTTCTCCGGCACTGTTTCTGTTTTTATACAGTCCCCTTTTTCATCCAGATGCATGTTGGTAACAATTTGTTTATATAAAAAAGCATATCCTATTGCTTTTATTGGCATATTTATTCTTCTGTTTGACATGTTTCTGCTATAACCTTTATAATTCACTGGAAATTTGCGTAAAAAGAGAGTGAAATGGCAAAAAGGCAAAAGGTCACTATAAAGGATGTTGCGGATACTGCCGGTGTTTCGATTGCAACGGTTTCTCATGTTATCAACTGTACACGCTATGTTAAGCCAGAGCTTGTACAGCGCGTTCAGGAGGCGATTGTAGCAACAGGTTACCAGAATAAAAGAACCGGTGCCGACGGGTCCCTTTCGTACGGCCGCAGTGGTGCTGTTGCCCTGCTGGTGCCGAATCTCGAAGAACAAACCTATGTTCGTATCGCCTCCCATATTCATACCTTAGCCGAAGATTCTACCCTTCGGCTTTCCGTGCATATCACGAATGACGATAAGCAGGTGGAGAGGCAAATACTACAATCGCTTATTTCCAAAAAGACGTATGCGGCGATACTTTTGGTTCCTGCCACCGATAATCCGAGATTCTATGGCAAATTGCTACGTTCAAGGATTCCTTTTGTTTGTATCGAGCGGAGAATCAACTCAGATGAAATTTGCTCTGTGACATTTGCCATAAAGAAGGCGATATATCTTGGTACCAAACAACTGATCAAGAACCGACATGAGCGCATTGCCTTGCTCAAGATACAGGGGATTGGGGCGACTGGCAAAGATCAGCTTGAGGGATATCAACAAGCACTGGAGGAAAGTTCACTCTATTACAGAGGCTCGCTTGTTTTTGAATTTGAGCCCCATATGAACGGAGAGGCATATGAGCATGAGATTAAGCTTGCCTATGAAAGACAACAACCTTCCGCATGTGTTGTAGTTGGGAATGAGCTGACCTGTGATCTGTTGAAAACGCTGCAGAATATGGGCAAGGAATGTCCTCGGGATGTCTCCATAATTGCATATGGGGATAATCCCTTCTATGAAATCACGGCTCCTCCCTTGACAATTTTAAAAGAGGATACCGAACAGATGGCCCAAAGGGCCTGGGACGCTTTACTGCGTTTGATGGCTGGAGAGCAGCTTGAAAGCCGTGACCTGCAAGTGGGTGTCGAGTTGATTAATCGAAAGTCGACAAGGATGCTGGGAATGGGACCTTTTGGCGAAAAGGCTGTTTCTCCCGATGAAATTATATTGACGACGGACGAACGACGTATGCTCCGTGACAAGAATTATCGTGTGGCGATTTCCTTTCATTATGGGGGTACCGCGTGGACCCGCCTGCACGAACAGGCTATTCGGGCAACATTGGAATCTTTTGGGATTTCTGTGGTATCTGTCATGGATGCGCAGTTTGATCCGTCGTTGCAGCTGGCCCAGCTTGAAGCAATACGGATCCAGCGTCCCGATGTGCTGATTGCCATCCCTACCGATGATCATGTCACTGCACAAAAATTCAAGGAGCTTTCCAAGACGATCAAGCTGGTCTTTATCAGCAATGTGCCGGAAGGATTATCGAAAGAATCCTACGTCACTTGTGTCTCGGTGAACGAGAGGGAAAACGGTAATAACACGGGAATTTTGCTTGGAGACTACTTTAAAGCACGATCGAGTGCAAAAGTCGGGTTTATTATTCATGGTACTCCCTTTTATGGCACGCATCTTCGGGATGCTTCTGCGGAGAAGGTGGTCCGGGAAATGTACGCTCATATTGATATTGTTGCCATTCAATCCTTTGGAAGGATCGAGCATGCCTATGATACATGCAAACAGATGATCAAACAGCATCCGGATATTGAGGGGCTGTACATCTCCTGGGATCAGCCGGCATTGTATGCAATCAAAGCTCTGGAAGAGATGGGGCGGACGGATATAGCGATCTTTACATTTGATCTTGATTATAAAATAGCCTCATATATGGCCCAAAAAAAGATGGTGATGGGGTTGAGTACCCAGCGCCCTTATGAGCAAGGTGAGGCTACGGCCAAGGCGGTTGCAAAAGCATTAGTTAGTAACGAGACATTCAAATTTGTCGGTGTTCAGCCGTATGTTGTAAAACCCAAACAGCTTATAAAAGCCTGGAAAGATATCTTGCACGAGACCATTCCAAGCGATCTTGAACGCCTGGTAAAACAGACTGTCATGAATTGACTGGGAATCATGGCAGCATGTACAAAAAATACCGCCGGCAGCTAGTGAACCGGCGGTATGGTGGCTCTCTATATTGATACGCTCTTATACTTTTATCGTGATGCTATCGAAATAGACCTCGCCATCCTGTACCATATATCCGATTTCATGGTCTGCCTTGGCGAAGTAGCGATACGTGAAGGCAACCTCATCGTTTATGAACAGTTCCACCATGTCCTTGTCGATAAGAGCTTTTATTCCGATCGTACTATTGAGGCTGATTTTGAACACTTTTTCCGCGACCCGGATACCATCGGGGCCCGGTTCCTTTGGTTCGGGAATGGCCTGACAGGATTGCTGCCAGAATGGATCGACTCCCATGGGTAGATTGAGGAGCGAAACCCTGTTCATGGCTACATCAAAAGAGAGCAGGAGGCAATTTGCCGCATCGTCGTCGGACTTGATCAGCAAGCCGAAATGATCGTGAACTTCCCGGGGCAAAATTGTACAAGAAAAGAGAAAATGTTCCTCGCAGTGATCAAAGAAACCGTACGAGAAGGTTTCTTTTGATGCAACGGATAATGATTTTTTTCCATGCGTCACGACATTCCCCAATTTAGGGAGAAGTTTCCACGCTATTTCCTGTTTTGCGGTGGCTTCTATTTCAATGGGAAGTTTGACATTGAGTTCTTTGTTTGTATCCTGCACAACCTCATGCGGAACACAGAAGAGCCCTCCCCAATACCACTGGCCTGCATCACTATTGCCTGCACGATCGTGGGCCCAGCCAAAGTAGAAACGTCGCCCCTCGTCGTTTTTCATTGATTTCGCGGCGTAAAATCTTCGGCCGCCTATACCATCTTTTACCGGGGTTTTCCATGGCCCGTAGGGGGTATCGGCAATTCGATAGATGGTGTTGCCAAACTCGGAAAAGCGGGAATAAGAAAGATACCATGTGTCACCTATTTTATACATTTCGGAACACTCGGGACAGTTCGTATGGCCTGGCGTGTACAGGGCCCGGGAATAGTGCCAGGATGTCAGGTCGGGGGATTTGTAGAGTATGACGCAGCCACGTCGAGTGCTTGGTCCGTTGTTCCTGCGTGCTGATATCAGCATCCAGTACTCATGTTCCTCTTCATGGTAAAAAACATATGGATCGCGCCAGTCAAGCGCTTCGTACAGCTCCGTGTTGGGAATGATAATTGGGTTTCGTGGATCCTTGTGCCAGGAGATTGAATCGTCGCTTACGGCGTGGCAAATCGTTTGTTGATATTCCGCATGTATATTATAGCCAGTGTAAAAAATATGATATGTTCCCTCTCCGAAAAGAGCGGCTCCTGTCCATACGCCCGAGGCGTCCGGCTCGTCGCCTTCTCCAGGATAAAGGGCTGTCGGAAGTTCTTTCCATGTTACCAGATCTTCAGATATGGTATGACTCCATGTCGTTCTGAGTCGATCGGGATATACCGTAGTTCCCGGTGGGGATGTCAATGAGAAAATATGGTAGGTGCCGTCGTGATAAAATGGTATGGCATCACCGGTGGATTCGGTGAATGATGGTTTTCTAAAGATGTTCATATGCTGCTCCAGTATCTATGATCTATGACGCAATGAGGCGTTCTTGATGAACGTGGAAAATGCACTTCCCTTGCCGTTTTGTGTATCGATGAGGATGGCGAAAAGAATGATTACTCCCTTCACTATCAGCTGCCAGAAGGAGCTGACGCCCATGAGGTTCAGGCCGTTTGAAATGATTCCAATGACCATCGCACCTATAACGGTCCCGCTGATACGCCCCTTTCCTCCTGCCATTGAAACACCGCCAAGAACACACGCAGCAATGGCGTCGAGTTCATAGCCGCTTCCCACCGAAGGTTGTCCTGAGTACATCCTGCTGGCAAGCACAAGCCCTGCGAAGGCCGATAGCAGGCCGGTAAGGGTGAATACGGCTATCTCGACCTTCATGATGGGCACGCCGCTTACCTTTGCCGATTCGCGATTTCCGCCGATTGCATACACATAGGTACCGAATTTCGTTTTATTGAGCATGAATACGAAGACTGCGATCAGCACTATCATGTAAACGACGGGGAGGGGAATTTTCCCCAATATATAGCCTGTTCCGATCTGTACGAAAAAGTCTTCGGTGATCCTTGTGGAGCGGCCTCCGCTGTATACGTAAGCAACGCCGCTGGCAATGTTCATCATTGCCATTGTGACGATGAAGGCTGGGACCTTGAATTTTGCAATGATGATTCCGTTTATCAGACCGGCCAGGGTCCCCAGCAGGAGTCCCAGCACAATGGCGAGCCATAACGGAATCCCCTGAGTAACGATGAATCCGACGATGAGTGTTCCGCTCATGGCGACAATGCTGCCGACAGATAAATCGATACCTCCAAGGATTATGACCAGGGTCATCCCGAGGGCGATGTACATATTGATGGAAATCTGGCGCAATACCGATATGATGTTTCCGTTCGTGAGGAAGTTATCGGTGGTAAAGGATAGGAAGACCCCGAACAGGATCAAGACGACCAAGATGCCAGCATTATTGCGGAGCATGGTGGTGACGGTATTGCTGCGAAGCCAGGTCCTGAAGTTTTTATTCATGCTCTTTTCCTCCTGCGGCAAACTGCATGATGTATTCTTGCGACAATGTTTCATGGGGAATCTGTTTGACGATTTTTCCGGCCCTGACCACGCATACCGAGTCGCACATATTTATGATTTCAGGGAGTTCGCTGGATATGAAAATTATTGCAATCCCTTCAGAAGCCAGCTGGTTAATGATCGTATATATTTCGTACTTGGCTCCGACATCCACGCCTCTGGTTGGTTCGTCCAGAATGAGCAGGCTTGGCTGTGTTGCCAGCCACTTTGCTATTACGACCTTCTGTTGATTGCCCCCTGATAGACTCGATACCTCCGCGTCTGCCGATGATGTTTTTATCATCAGTTTTTTGATGTGCTTGTCTATAATTGCCTGCCGTTTGTTTTTGCTGATTGAGATTCCCTTCATAAGAAATCTCAGCGAAGCAAGTGTAATGTTGTATCCGACCGAGTTGCTCAGGACCAATCCCTGTTTTTTTCGATCTTCGGGAACGAACCCGATTCCTTTTCTTATTGCCTGCAGGGAGTTGGTGAAATGCACTTCTTCTCCATTGAGGAGAACGGTCCCCGATGATCTTTGCGGAGGGCAGCCGAAAATGCTCATCATGATCTCGCTTCTGCCGGCTCCCACCAGGCCTGCAAAGCCTATCACTTCACCACGCCTTACGGAAAAAGAAACATCCTCAAAATAGCCTTTGCTTGAAAGGTGCTTTACATCCAGTACAACCGGCGCTCTCTCCAGTTTGTTGTATGTTCTTGTATAGAAACTTTCCAGGTTTCGTCCCACCATCATGGCAACCAGTTCGTGCGTGTTGGTTTTGTCCGTGTCCTTGGTCCCGACATACAGGCCGTCGCGAATGACCGTTATTCTGTCGGAGATTCTGAACAATTCTTCCATGCGGTGAGAGATATAAATGATGCTTACATTGTGGGTTTTTAATTTCCCAATTGTTTCAAACAGCTTCTCCACTTCTTCTTCACTAAGGGATGAGGTCGGTTCGTCCATAACCAGGATCTTGGCGTTGAAGGAGATGGCTTTTACAATTTCAACCATTTGCTGCTGGGCGATGGTTAGTTCTTCAACCGGACGAGTCACATCGATGGAAAGCCCCAATCGTGAAATCATCGTGTGGGCCTCCGTTATCATGCGCTTCTCGTCGAGTATCCCCCCCCTCGTCAAAGGTTCTCTTCCGAGATAAATGTTCTTGGCCACGGAGAGGTGGGGAACCAGCACAATTTCCTGGTGAATGATCCCTATTCCGTATTCCCGTGCTGTTGTGACCTTGTCAATTACCACCTGGCTGCCCCGGATCGTGATGGTTCCCTCATCAGGGCGGTAAATTCCTCCGAGTGTCTTGATCAATGTCGATTTTCCGGCACCGTTTTCTCCCAGCAATGCGTGGACTTCGCCCTTTTTCAGCGAGAAATCGATGCCTTTCAATGCATGTACTCCGGAGAAACTCTTTTTGATGTTCTTCATTTCCAATACTATTTCATTCATCTCCATTACCCTCATGCATCTGACAAACAAAGAGGAGGGTTCAGCCCTCCTCTTTGCGGTAGAAACGTTCGGAAATCTTAGCGACAGGTTACTGCCAGTCGTTCAGGGTCTTGGTTGCTTCTTCCTGAGAGACGAGGTGGGAAGGCAGATATACCGATTTCTCGATTGTTTTACCATCCAGAACATCCAGGGCCTGGTTGAAGGCGTATTTTGCAATCTCGATGGGAACCTGTGCGGCCACAGCGGTAAACTCTCCGTCGAGCAGTGCCTGCTTTCCATCCGGCGAGGCATCGATGCTGTATACTCCTATCTGACCCTCTTTGTTTGCTGCCTTGATTGCCGCCGCCGCTCCAAGGGCACTTGGATCGTTGATGCAAAAGAAGGCCTTCAGATCGGGGTGTGCTGTGATAATGTCTTCGGCAAGCACCAATGATGCATCAAGTGCTGCGGATCCGTCCTGCTGGGCCACAATGTCGAATGCGCTTTTGTTTGCGCCAAGGCCTTCAAGGAAACCGTTTACCCTGTCGACACAACTTTCATTGGAGGGGAAATCGAGAATGGCGATCTTGCCACCTTCGGGGTAGTCTTTTACCATCTGGGCTCCAACCAGTGTTCCCGCCATATAGGCGTCGGTTGCGACCACCGAAAGTACGAGGCTCAAATCGTCCTTGCCGACTGAGGTATCGACGTTGATGACAGGGACACCGGCTTGTTTGAGTTCCATAAGTCCTGCGGTTATGCCGTTGGAGTCTACGGGGATGACGAAAACCATATCATATTTCTGATTGGCTGCGTCTGATAATTGGTTGAGTTGCTTGTTCAGGTCATAGTCGGGATCCAGAACGGTGTAAGCGATTCCTTTTTCATCACACAATGTTTTAAATGTGTCGTTCATGGTGCTCTGAAACGTATTGTTCTGGGTGTTCGGCAGGAACGCAAATCGCAGTCTGTCATCTTTGGTTCCCTCCTGTTCTCCTCCCGCAAATAACGGAACTGCCAGAACGAGTAGTGTTAAAAGGGCCAGCATTGTTTTTGATCTTTTGTGCATCTTTATCCTCCGATATGAATAAATGATAGAATATTCAGGCCTTGTTATCATATTTACCTTTGCTGTATTCGCTTGTCTGAAAAGATCTGGCCAAATAAGAAACAAGCCTTTGTTTACGTAAAGATTTAACATGACTCTGGTTTGGTGTCAACATAAATTTTGACATGATTTCATATTTGTATTTATTGAAGCTTATTTTGAATTATTTACGTAAATTTATTGGTTTTGACACTTTTATTTCTCGCAGGCGTCTGTATGTATTTCTCTTGCCTCTCCCCCTTACTGGAGGGTTTATCCTCTTTTTTACCATTACGATATGGAGAGTATAATGAAAGATGTTATTTTGCTGTTGGGTGCGGGTTGTCTTTTCGGTTGTACGGGTTCCGGCTGGAGCCCGCCGGAAGGCCTCATGCTCGAGGGCTTTCAGGTACACGAGGGGTATCACTGTGAAAGCAGCGCCATGTTGAATCTCCTCCAGTATCAGGGCTATGCCGTCACCGAAGATCGGATTATCGGCGCCGGGGCTTTAAGAATGATAAAAAGGCGATAACGGTCTTTGCGCTATCCCATAACCGGAGAACAGGTGGTAACCACTTCTCCGGCGCTGTTTCGGTTTCTGAATAGGTCGACGGTGATGCCGTAGGCTTCCTTCAGGCTATCTTCTGTGAGAATCCTGGCCGTTGCTCCGGCCTGCACCCGGCGATCCCGATAGAAGAGCGCCACGTTGTCTGCGCAGAAAAAGGCCTGGTCCGGGGAATGGGTTATCATCATGATGCCGAGGCCTTTGTCGCGCAGTTTGATCATCTGCCGGAGCAGGTGCATTTGATTACCGTAATCAAGATTGGAGGTTGGCTCATCCATCATGAGAAAGGTGGGTTCCTGCGCCATTGCCCTGGCGATGAGCACCATCTGCTGTTCCCCTCCCGATAGCTGCGAATAGCATCGATCTGCCAGATGCACGATCTCCAGCTGCTCCATTACCTCTCTGCAGACGGCATAATCTTTCTTTCCCGGTGCCGAAAGCGTGCTCAGGTACGGGGTGCGCCCCATGAGCACCATATCACGTGCACTGTAGGAAAAAGGGTGACCGTGGACCTGGGGGACATAGGCTATGAGCTGTGCAAGTTCCCTGCGGCTGAGACGGGGGAGAAGGGCGTTGTTGATGTATACCTCTCCGGCAAGCGGTTTCAGAAAGCCCTGGATCGTTTTGAAGAAGGTGGTTTTGCCCACGCCGTTGGGTCCCAGGATGCAGAGAATCTCACCCCGGGAAAGGGTCAGATTGAGCCCCTCCAGCAGCGCCTTTGCGCCGTATCCGCAGGAGAGCTCCTTCACCTCGATGTTCATGACTGACTTCTCCGCTGTTTGTACATAAGCAATAGAAAAAAGGGGGCGCCGATCACGGCGGTGAGGATGCCGAGGGGAATATCCATAGCCGTTGCGCTTCGGGCAATATCATCCACCAGCAAAAGGTAGCTTGCCCCGAGGACCATGGCAGCGGGAAGTTGGAAGCGGCAGTCGGAGCCCACCAGCATTCGTGCCAGATGGGGGATGATCAGGCCTACCCATCCGATGATGCCTCCTACGGCCACCACCGACGAGGTGATGAGGGTTGCACAGAGGATCACGATAAAACGCAATCGTGTGGTATTGATTCCCAGAGACATTGCCTCCTCATCCGGCAGGGAGAGCAGATTTAGTTTCCAGCGCAGCAACAGGAGGGGAAGTCCGCCTGACAGCAGGGGAACGGCCAGAAGGGGAAGCGATGAGGGGACGGCCGCCGAAAGAGATCCCATGAGCCAGAAGGTGATGGCCGGAAGCTTCGTATAGGGGTCCCCTACATATTTTACCAGGGAGATGCCGGCCTGAAAGAGGGCGGAGACGACGATACCGGTGAGGACAAGGGAGAGAGTCATGCTGTTTCGGTCGCCGAAGGAACGGGCGAGTATGCTAGTCCCGCCTACTGCCGCCAGACCAAAGAGAAAGGCAATCAGCTGAACGAGGCTGCCGTTGAGGTTGAGGAGTAGGGCAATAGCCGCCCCAAGTCCCGCTCCGGCGGTGGCCCCCAGAATATCGGGAGAAACCAGGGGGTTGCGAAAGGCCCCCTGGTAGACCGATCCCGACAGGGCAAGGCCGCAGCCGGTGATTGCCGCCACCAGGATTCGAGGTAGTCGGATGCGAAAAAAGACCTTCGATGCGCTGGCTGAGAGCCCGGAGGGCAGTCCTGTTAGCCCTTCGCGAAATAAAAAAAAGAGGTCCCTGGGTGTCAGGGAATATCGTCCAAGAAAGCAGGAAAGGAAGAACGCCGCGATCAGGAGGCAGCCGAGCAGCACAATCGGCAAAGCGCGGCCTTGTTCTTCAGACGTTTTCATGACCGGTACGAAGTTCGACCATAACGGTTTCGCCTTTCTTATGGCCGGGCCCCTTTTGATGCACGAAAAGATAGCCGTTGTGCTCGGCAATGGAGCGGTCGAGACGACTGTGGGGCAGGGGACGGGCATGGAGCATCTTTTCTCCCGGCACCCGGTAAAGGCCGATGGTGTAGATGAAATCGGTCCGGTGGTGGGGAGCTATATCCTCATCAAGAACGGCCTGGACCTCGGTGACACG is a window from the Sediminispirochaeta bajacaliforniensis DSM 16054 genome containing:
- a CDS encoding sugar ABC transporter substrate-binding protein, translated to MHKRSKTMLALLTLLVLAVPLFAGGEQEGTKDDRLRFAFLPNTQNNTFQSTMNDTFKTLCDEKGIAYTVLDPDYDLNKQLNQLSDAANQKYDMVFVIPVDSNGITAGLMELKQAGVPVINVDTSVGKDDLSLVLSVVATDAYMAGTLVGAQMVKDYPEGGKIAILDFPSNESCVDRVNGFLEGLGANKSAFDIVAQQDGSAALDASLVLAEDIITAHPDLKAFFCINDPSALGAAAAIKAANKEGQIGVYSIDASPDGKQALLDGEFTAVAAQVPIEIAKYAFNQALDVLDGKTIEKSVYLPSHLVSQEEATKTLNDWQ
- a CDS encoding sugar ABC transporter ATP-binding protein, producing the protein MNEIVLEMKNIKKSFSGVHALKGIDFSLKKGEVHALLGENGAGKSTLIKTLGGIYRPDEGTITIRGSQVVIDKVTTAREYGIGIIHQEIVLVPHLSVAKNIYLGREPLTRGGILDEKRMITEAHTMISRLGLSIDVTRPVEELTIAQQQMVEIVKAISFNAKILVMDEPTSSLSEEEVEKLFETIGKLKTHNVSIIYISHRMEELFRISDRITVIRDGLYVGTKDTDKTNTHELVAMMVGRNLESFYTRTYNKLERAPVVLDVKHLSSKGYFEDVSFSVRRGEVIGFAGLVGAGRSEIMMSIFGCPPQRSSGTVLLNGEEVHFTNSLQAIRKGIGFVPEDRKKQGLVLSNSVGYNITLASLRFLMKGISISKNKRQAIIDKHIKKLMIKTSSADAEVSSLSGGNQQKVVIAKWLATQPSLLILDEPTRGVDVGAKYEIYTIINQLASEGIAIIFISSELPEIINMCDSVCVVRAGKIVKQIPHETLSQEYIMQFAAGGKEHE
- a CDS encoding cysteine peptidase family C39 domain-containing protein, whose product is MKDVILLLGAGCLFGCTGSGWSPPEGLMLEGFQVHEGYHCESSAMLNLLQYQGYAVTEDRIIGAGALRMIKRR
- a CDS encoding FecCD family ABC transporter permease, producing the protein MKTSEEQGRALPIVLLGCLLIAAFFLSCFLGRYSLTPRDLFFLFREGLTGLPSGLSASASKVFFRIRLPRILVAAITGCGLALSGSVYQGAFRNPLVSPDILGATAGAGLGAAIALLLNLNGSLVQLIAFLFGLAAVGGTSILARSFGDRNSMTLSLVLTGIVVSALFQAGISLVKYVGDPYTKLPAITFWLMGSLSAAVPSSLPLLAVPLLSGGLPLLLLRWKLNLLSLPDEEAMSLGINTTRLRFIVILCATLITSSVVAVGGIIGWVGLIIPHLARMLVGSDCRFQLPAAMVLGASYLLLVDDIARSATAMDIPLGILTAVIGAPFFLLLMYKQRRSQS
- a CDS encoding GH32 C-terminal domain-containing protein yields the protein MNIFRKPSFTESTGDAIPFYHDGTYHIFSLTSPPGTTVYPDRLRTTWSHTISEDLVTWKELPTALYPGEGDEPDASGVWTGAALFGEGTYHIFYTGYNIHAEYQQTICHAVSDDSISWHKDPRNPIIIPNTELYEALDWRDPYVFYHEEEHEYWMLISARRNNGPSTRRGCVILYKSPDLTSWHYSRALYTPGHTNCPECSEMYKIGDTWYLSYSRFSEFGNTIYRIADTPYGPWKTPVKDGIGGRRFYAAKSMKNDEGRRFYFGWAHDRAGNSDAGQWYWGGLFCVPHEVVQDTNKELNVKLPIEIEATAKQEIAWKLLPKLGNVVTHGKKSLSVASKETFSYGFFDHCEEHFLFSCTILPREVHDHFGLLIKSDDDAANCLLLSFDVAMNRVSLLNLPMGVDPFWQQSCQAIPEPKEPGPDGIRVAEKVFKISLNSTIGIKALIDKDMVELFINDEVAFTYRYFAKADHEIGYMVQDGEVYFDSITIKV
- a CDS encoding GntR family transcriptional regulator; this encodes MMRKVDTGDSCLENNPIFQYNVSEEDETPLYSQLILIIKRCIFSGELKPGDRMPSESELCSRYGISRSTARQAFGALEKEGFVYRRRGLGSFVANPKLRKNVSSLYSFSAQARMEGMEPSSRIIHYEVIEADPRLMEIFRITDSGFMVNYIYRIREADGVPLILEKTYIPYKICSVLNSYRLEHESLYNILNKECGIMPHHGVESYEVVQVSKQESDLLNCHAGTLAFAVERIGYLENNEVYEFTQSIVRGDRCKFEVPLSNDAEKPYRRLK
- a CDS encoding LacI family DNA-binding transcriptional regulator, which encodes MAKRQKVTIKDVADTAGVSIATVSHVINCTRYVKPELVQRVQEAIVATGYQNKRTGADGSLSYGRSGAVALLVPNLEEQTYVRIASHIHTLAEDSTLRLSVHITNDDKQVERQILQSLISKKTYAAILLVPATDNPRFYGKLLRSRIPFVCIERRINSDEICSVTFAIKKAIYLGTKQLIKNRHERIALLKIQGIGATGKDQLEGYQQALEESSLYYRGSLVFEFEPHMNGEAYEHEIKLAYERQQPSACVVVGNELTCDLLKTLQNMGKECPRDVSIIAYGDNPFYEITAPPLTILKEDTEQMAQRAWDALLRLMAGEQLESRDLQVGVELINRKSTRMLGMGPFGEKAVSPDEIILTTDERRMLRDKNYRVAISFHYGGTAWTRLHEQAIRATLESFGISVVSVMDAQFDPSLQLAQLEAIRIQRPDVLIAIPTDDHVTAQKFKELSKTIKLVFISNVPEGLSKESYVTCVSVNERENGNNTGILLGDYFKARSSAKVGFIIHGTPFYGTHLRDASAEKVVREMYAHIDIVAIQSFGRIEHAYDTCKQMIKQHPDIEGLYISWDQPALYAIKALEEMGRTDIAIFTFDLDYKIASYMAQKKMVMGLSTQRPYEQGEATAKAVAKALVSNETFKFVGVQPYVVKPKQLIKAWKDILHETIPSDLERLVKQTVMN
- a CDS encoding ABC transporter ATP-binding protein, with translation MNIEVKELSCGYGAKALLEGLNLTLSRGEILCILGPNGVGKTTFFKTIQGFLKPLAGEVYINNALLPRLSRRELAQLIAYVPQVHGHPFSYSARDMVLMGRTPYLSTLSAPGKKDYAVCREVMEQLEIVHLADRCYSQLSGGEQQMVLIARAMAQEPTFLMMDEPTSNLDYGNQMHLLRQMIKLRDKGLGIMMITHSPDQAFFCADNVALFYRDRRVQAGATARILTEDSLKEAYGITVDLFRNRNSAGEVVTTCSPVMG
- a CDS encoding ABC transporter permease, which translates into the protein MNKNFRTWLRSNTVTTMLRNNAGILVVLILFGVFLSFTTDNFLTNGNIISVLRQISINMYIALGMTLVIILGGIDLSVGSIVAMSGTLIVGFIVTQGIPLWLAIVLGLLLGTLAGLINGIIIAKFKVPAFIVTMAMMNIASGVAYVYSGGRSTRITEDFFVQIGTGYILGKIPLPVVYMIVLIAVFVFMLNKTKFGTYVYAIGGNRESAKVSGVPIMKVEIAVFTLTGLLSAFAGLVLASRMYSGQPSVGSGYELDAIAACVLGGVSMAGGKGRISGTVIGAMVIGIISNGLNLMGVSSFWQLIVKGVIILFAILIDTQNGKGSAFSTFIKNASLRHRS